The DNA segment ACCTGTTGCCCAGTGGTGAGGTCGGCTTCCTCGACTGGCAGGTCGCGCGGCGGGGTAACTGGTCGCTCGATCTGGGTTATTTCCTGCAGGGCGCGTTGACGATCGAGGACCGGCGCCGCAGTGAGCGTCACCTCCTCGAGGAGTACCGCGACGCGCTCGGTCTGCCCGCCGACGAGTTGCCGTCCCTCGGCGAGATCTGGTTGCGCTACCGGGCGTCGGTGGCACACGGGCTGACCCTGTGGCTGTGCACCGCGAGCGCGGGGGAGCTGTGGCAGCGCCCGGACATCGCGATCGCTCTGGCGCAACGCTATTCGGCCGCGTACGCCGACCTGCAGACCGCCGAGGCCCTGGCTGACATCGACACCTGAGTCAGTGTCACCGAACCCGGGGCTGTCGCCACGGTCCGGGCAGCAGGCTGACCGACACCGCGGAGATCACTGACACCACGATGAGGTAGGCGGCGATCGCATCGCTGGACTTCGTCGCCGTATACAGCGCGGTGGCGATCGTCGGCGCGAAAGCCGAGCCGACGACCGCGGACAGCGTATAGCCCAGGGACACACCGCTGTACCGGACGTCGGGGTCGAACGCGAGGCTGAACAGCGAACCCGTCACCCCGGCGGCCGGCGCCATGGCCAACCCGAACACCAGCACGAGCGCGAGCAGGAAGAGTCCGGGCTCGCCGGTGTTGATCAACGCGAACACGGGCACGACCGACACACCCATCGCGACCACGCCGGCCAGGAACACCGGTTTGCGGCCGACGACGTCGGAGACCGCACCGAACACCGGATACATCACCACCGCCACCACCGCGGCGACGCAGACGCCCAGAAGTGCCTGGGTACGGTCGATCCCGGCCACCGTCGTGGCGTAGGAGACCAGGTACGCCACACAGATGTAGGCGAACACCCCCTGTGACAGGTACGCCCCGGCGATGAGCAGGATCTGGCGCCAGTGCCTGCGCACCGCTGCGGCGATCGGCAGGCGCACCACCGCGGCCTCGGCCCGCACCGCCGCGAATTCGGGACTCTCGTCCAGCGACAGCCGGATGAACAGCCCGATGAGGATCAATACGGCGCTGGCGAGGAACGGGATTCGCCATCCCCAGGACAGGAACTGTTCGTCCGGAAGCTGCGAGACCGCGTAGAACGCCAGCGTGGCGATAGCGGTGCCGGCGGGCGCGCCCATCTGAGGGAACGCGCCGAAGAACCCCTTGCGGCCCGGTGCGGCGTGTTCGACCGCCATCAGCGTGGCGCCGCCCCACTCACCGCCGACGGCGAAGCCCTGCAGCAGTCGCAGCAGTGTCAGCAGGATGGGCGCCGCGACACCGATCTGCGCGTAGGTGGGCAGCGCTCCCATCAGCACCGTGGCGGCGCCCATGATGAGCAGCGAGTAGACCAGCATCCGCTTGCGGCCGAGACGATCGCCGAAGTGGCCGAACACGATTCCGCCCAGCGGGCGCGCGACGAACCCGACGCCGAACGTCGCGAAGGACAGCAGCAGTCCGGTGGCCGGCGAGACGTCCGGGAAGAACAGCTTCGGGAACACCAGCGCTGCCGCGGTGCCGTAGATCAGGAAGTCGTAGTACTCGACGGTGGTACCGATGAAACTGGCGGACGCGACCCGCGCGGGCGAGGTACCGACAGAGGCGGTCGCCCTGGTCGCTGCCATTGTGTGGACGTTATCGGCCGATCGGCGGCCCGGCAAGGGTTTTCGCGCCGGAATCAGACCCGCATACGCAGCGGACGGTTGGCGGTCTCGCGCATGGTCAGGATGGTGGCCAGTGAGATGACGGCGGCGACGATCACGTAGTAGGCGGGCGCCAGTTCGTTCCCGGTGCGATCGGTGAGCCAGGTCGCGACATACGGTGCGGTGCCGCCGAACAGCGCCACCGACGTGTTGTATCCGATCGAATAGCCGCTCGAACGCACCTGGGTGGCGAACAACTCCGCGCCCGCGGCCAGCGAGCCCGCGACGAACAGCGCCTCGAGAGCCGACAGCCCGGCGTGGCCGGCGATGGCCCCGAGCAGCGAACCGGTGTTGAACAGCGCGAACAGCGGATAGGCCAGCACCGCGAAACCGACGGCGCCTGCGATCAACAACGGTTTGCGGCCGACGCGGTCCGACAGCGCGCCCAGCGGCAGGATGAGCACGAGCCCGACGACACTGGCCACCGTGATCGAGATGAACGCGTCGGTCTTGGTGAAGTCGAGCGTTTCGGTCATGTAGCTCGGCAGGTAGGTGAACACGGTGTAGAAGCCGACGTTGTGGATGATGACGAGGCCGGCGATCTGCAGGATCGGCTTCCACGACGTCGTCACCGCATCCTTGAGCGGCGACGTGGACACCTCGCCGGATTCCTTGAGCTCTTCGAAATCCGGTGTGTCGCCGAGCTTGAGCCGGATGTAGAGGCCGACGCCGCCCAGCACGCCTGCGATGAGGAACGGGATGCGCCATCCGTAGGAGTTCATCGCCGACTCGCTCAGCGCCGTCTCGAGCACCGTCACCGTCACGGAACCGAGCAGGAAGCCGACGACCACCGACCAGACCAGGAAGCTCACCACGAAGCCGCGGTGCCGGTCGGGTGCAAACTCAGCGAGATAGCATGCGCCGCTTCCGTATTCGCCGCCCGCGGAGAAACCCTGCACACAGCGCAGCAGGAGCAGCAGCAGCGGTGCGGCCACCCCGATGGCGTCGTAGCTCGGCAGCAGGCCGATCGCGAAGGTCGACGCCGACATCAGCAGGATGACCAGGGCGAGCACGCGCTGGCGGCCGATCCGGTCACCCAGCGGGCCGAAGAAGAACCCGCCCAGTGGCCGCATGAAGAAGGCGGCGGCGAAGATGGCGAAGGTGTTCAGCAGTGCGGCGGTGTCGTCGGCGGTCGGGAAGAACTTCTTCGCGATGTAGGTGGCGAGGAACCCGTAGATCGCGAAGTCGAACCACTCGACGGTGTTGCCGATGGCCGCACCCCGCACGGCGCGCCGCACGGCGAGCGGTTCGGCCTCCCGCGGGCGGTGACCGTCGATGGTGGCCATGGTTTGCTCCTCGATGGCGAAGTCGACCCGGGCATTGCTGGGTTCGAGCATTCCCCATCGCGAGCGGGATCAACCCTCGCGAGCAGCCGGGTCCGGCCCGGCGCCGGGCTCAGTCGCTGGCCGGGAGGGGTTTGGCTTCCTTGAGGTTGAGCGGGGTGGCGCCGATGGACAGCGTCCCCGCGCCCGCCTTGGTGACCAGCACCTCGGCGCCGTTGTCGTCGACGTAGCGCTTGCCCATCACGTTGCCGTCGGACAGCGCGGGGTCCAGGGTGAGATCGGCCGCCTTCGTCTCATCCAGCGGCACCATCGGCGCACCGCCGGCGCGCAGATCGTCGAGGCTCTCGGCGCTGCGCACCACGATCACCTGGGTGTCGCACACCTGGCTCTGCAGGCGGGTGCCGTTCTTGATCATGCGGGCTCCTTCTCGGGCTCGTCGGCTGCGGCTTGGAGTTCTTGGATCAGATCGCGGCGCAGCACCTTACCGGTGGCGTTGGTCGGCAGCTCGGCGCGGAACACCACCCGGTCCGGGGTGCGGGAACCGCGCAGATGACTGCGGACGTGGGCGCGCAGTTCGTCAGGATCGGGGCTGGCCCCCGCGGCCGGGACGACCACCGCGACGATGATCTGCCCCCACTGCGGGTCCTCGGGTCCGACAACGGCGACGTCGCGCACCGCGGGGTGTTCGACGAGCACGTCCTCGATCTCGGCGGGTGCGATGTTCTCGCCGCCGCGGATGATCGTGTCGTCGGAGCGGCCGCCGATGAACAGGTAGCCGTCGGCATCAACGGAGGCAACGTCTTTGGTGGGGAACCAGCCGTCGGCGTCGAGTACGGATCCGATGTCGGTGTAGCGGCCCGAGACCTGGTCGCCCCGCACGAACAGCTCACCGGTCTCGCCGGGGCCGAGCACGGTGCCGTCGTCGGCGCGGATCTGCACCTCGATGCCCGGCACGATCTGACCCACCGAGCCGAGCCTGCGCGCGACCGCGTCGTCGTCGGAGGCGAGCGCGGCGCGGTGGTCGTCGGGTCCGAGCACGGCGATGGTCGAACTGGTCTCGGTGAGCCCGTAGGCGTTGACGAATCCGACGCCGGGCAGCAGTTCCAGTGCCCGCCGCACCAGCGGCAGCGCGACCTTCGAACCCCCGTAGGCCAGGTTGCGCAGCGTGGGCAGAGCGACCGGCTCCTCCGACAGCGCGGACACGATGCGGTCGAGCATGGTGGGTACGACGGTGGCGGTGGTGACGCCTTCGGTGCGGACCAGCCGGATCCATTCGCAGGCGTCGAAGTGGCGCAGGTACACCATCTTGCGGCCGGCGTAGAGGTTCGACATGGCGGCGCCGACACCGGCGATGTGGTACGGCGGTACACAGATCAGCGCCGCGTCCTCAGGTGCGGCCGAGGCGAACTCGACAGTGCCGGTCACGTAGCTGGTCAGGTTGTTGTGGGTCAGCTCAACGGCTTTGGGGCGTGAGGTGGTGCCCGAGGTGAACAGCACGACGGCCACCGCGTCGGGGTCGGCGAACTCCGCGGCGGGTTCGGCCGTGCGGGCGGCGGCGAGGAACTCCCGGGCGTCGAGCACCTGCCTACCGGCACCCGCGACGACGTCGCGGTACTCCGCGTCGGCGATCACCAGCGCGTCGGGCAGCCGGGCGATCAGTTCGTGCAGACCGTCGCGGCTGAGCCGGTAGTTGAGCGGGGTGAACGGGATCGCCGCCCTGGCCGAGGCGAACAACAGCAGCGGCAGCAGCGCGCCGCCGGTGCCGACGTAGGCGACGTGGGCCGCACCGGAATTCGCGATGACACCGGCGCCGCCGTCGGCCAGTGCCGACAGTTCGGTGACGGACAGCCGCAGGTCGTCGGAGACGACGGCCGTCCGGTCCGGGTCCGCCGAGAGAGACATCTCCAGCAGCAGCGAGATACTCATGTCCTGTCCACGAAGATGTCGAGGGTGGGGTTGTCCCCGCCACCGTAGCGCGACAGGTCGTCCACGCCGGCCGAGGCGAGCACCTCGGAGTCGATGAAGCACTGACCGGTGGTCTCGCGTGCCGGCCGGGACAGCACCTCGACCGCCGCGTCGGCCATGATCTGCGGATCCCGAGCCGACTGGAGGGCGTCCGCGCCGATGTTGGCCACGGCGGCGGTGGCGATGTAGGTCTCGGGCCACAGGCAGTTGAACGCGATCCCGGCGTCGGCGTACTCCTCGGCCCACCCGAGCGAGAGCAGCGTCATGCCGTACTTCGACAGCGTGTACGACGGGTGGGCGCCCAGCCAGTACGGGTTCATGTTCAGCGGCGGCGCCAGAGTGAGGACGTGCGCGTTACCCGACGCGCGCAGATGCGGCAGGCAGGCCTTGGTCAGCAGGAAGGTGCCGCGGATGTTGATGTCCATCATCAGGTCGAACTTCTTGGCCGACAGCTGTTCGGTCGGCTCGGTCGCGATGGCGCTCGCGTTGTTGACGCAAATGTCCACGCCGCCGAAGTGCTCGACCGCGGTGGCGACGGCGCGCGCGACGTCCTCCTCCTTGCGTACGTCCCCGACGACCGCGACGGCTTTCCCGCCCGCGGCCTCGACGTCGGCGACGGCGGTGTGCACGGTGCCGGGCAGCTTCGGATGCGGTTCGCCGGTCTTGGCGAGCAGCACGACGTTGGCGCCGTGGCGGGCCGCGCCGATCGCGATGGCAAGGCCGATTCCGCGACTTCCGCCGGACACCACCAGGGTTCGATCAGTCAACGATGGTTGGCTGGGCATGGGCCTCCTCGACTCACCTCGATGGTATTGGCATTCTCATTTTCTGCAAGTGGCGTATCCACCGATTGTGACGCACTCCCCGGCGCAGGTCGTGCGGGGG comes from the Mycolicibacterium litorale genome and includes:
- a CDS encoding MFS transporter is translated as MAATRATASVGTSPARVASASFIGTTVEYYDFLIYGTAAALVFPKLFFPDVSPATGLLLSFATFGVGFVARPLGGIVFGHFGDRLGRKRMLVYSLLIMGAATVLMGALPTYAQIGVAAPILLTLLRLLQGFAVGGEWGGATLMAVEHAAPGRKGFFGAFPQMGAPAGTAIATLAFYAVSQLPDEQFLSWGWRIPFLASAVLILIGLFIRLSLDESPEFAAVRAEAAVVRLPIAAAVRRHWRQILLIAGAYLSQGVFAYICVAYLVSYATTVAGIDRTQALLGVCVAAVVAVVMYPVFGAVSDVVGRKPVFLAGVVAMGVSVVPVFALINTGEPGLFLLALVLVFGLAMAPAAGVTGSLFSLAFDPDVRYSGVSLGYTLSAVVGSAFAPTIATALYTATKSSDAIAAYLIVVSVISAVSVSLLPGPWRQPRVR
- a CDS encoding MFS transporter, with protein sequence MATIDGHRPREAEPLAVRRAVRGAAIGNTVEWFDFAIYGFLATYIAKKFFPTADDTAALLNTFAIFAAAFFMRPLGGFFFGPLGDRIGRQRVLALVILLMSASTFAIGLLPSYDAIGVAAPLLLLLLRCVQGFSAGGEYGSGACYLAEFAPDRHRGFVVSFLVWSVVVGFLLGSVTVTVLETALSESAMNSYGWRIPFLIAGVLGGVGLYIRLKLGDTPDFEELKESGEVSTSPLKDAVTTSWKPILQIAGLVIIHNVGFYTVFTYLPSYMTETLDFTKTDAFISITVASVVGLVLILPLGALSDRVGRKPLLIAGAVGFAVLAYPLFALFNTGSLLGAIAGHAGLSALEALFVAGSLAAGAELFATQVRSSGYSIGYNTSVALFGGTAPYVATWLTDRTGNELAPAYYVIVAAVISLATILTMRETANRPLRMRV
- a CDS encoding class I adenylate-forming enzyme family protein, producing the protein MSISLLLEMSLSADPDRTAVVSDDLRLSVTELSALADGGAGVIANSGAAHVAYVGTGGALLPLLLFASARAAIPFTPLNYRLSRDGLHELIARLPDALVIADAEYRDVVAGAGRQVLDAREFLAAARTAEPAAEFADPDAVAVVLFTSGTTSRPKAVELTHNNLTSYVTGTVEFASAAPEDAALICVPPYHIAGVGAAMSNLYAGRKMVYLRHFDACEWIRLVRTEGVTTATVVPTMLDRIVSALSEEPVALPTLRNLAYGGSKVALPLVRRALELLPGVGFVNAYGLTETSSTIAVLGPDDHRAALASDDDAVARRLGSVGQIVPGIEVQIRADDGTVLGPGETGELFVRGDQVSGRYTDIGSVLDADGWFPTKDVASVDADGYLFIGGRSDDTIIRGGENIAPAEIEDVLVEHPAVRDVAVVGPEDPQWGQIIVAVVVPAAGASPDPDELRAHVRSHLRGSRTPDRVVFRAELPTNATGKVLRRDLIQELQAAADEPEKEPA
- a CDS encoding SDR family oxidoreductase, which encodes MPSQPSLTDRTLVVSGGSRGIGLAIAIGAARHGANVVLLAKTGEPHPKLPGTVHTAVADVEAAGGKAVAVVGDVRKEEDVARAVATAVEHFGGVDICVNNASAIATEPTEQLSAKKFDLMMDINIRGTFLLTKACLPHLRASGNAHVLTLAPPLNMNPYWLGAHPSYTLSKYGMTLLSLGWAEEYADAGIAFNCLWPETYIATAAVANIGADALQSARDPQIMADAAVEVLSRPARETTGQCFIDSEVLASAGVDDLSRYGGGDNPTLDIFVDRT